TACTCTGTTATTGGTACTTCGCGACTTAATCCTGCAGCCATAGCCACACCTTGTGCACGACCTAACTTAAGCATACTTTGTACGTTTTTACCAAAAAAAGGTGCTTCGATAGCAATCTCATCTGGATGATGAGTTTCAATTAGCTCTATGGTACGATCAAAAATTAATTTCAACTTTAAATAATGGTCATCGTATTTTTTAAGATCCAATTCATTTAATTGAATAAGACTCATTTTTTTGTTAACCACCTTTATTAAACCAAAACCCATAATGGTTGTTCCTGGATCAATACCTAGTATAATTTGTTCTTTACTCATTTAGTTACATGTATAACAACCACTTAACGATACAGCCACACCAACAGTTACAGTCAACATATTGCCATTAAAAGATCCATAACCTTCTGTAATTGGGTCAAAATTGTCTGCAAAACCTAATATATAGGAGGCATCCACAAACGCTGAAACTGTTTGACT
The genomic region above belongs to Olleya sp. Hel_I_94 and contains:
- the ruvC gene encoding crossover junction endodeoxyribonuclease RuvC is translated as MSKEQIILGIDPGTTIMGFGLIKVVNKKMSLIQLNELDLKKYDDHYLKLKLIFDRTIELIETHHPDEIAIEAPFFGKNVQSMLKLGRAQGVAMAAGLSREVPITEYAPKKIKMAITGNGNASKEQVAKMLQSMLGIKTLPKNLDSMDGLGAAVCHFYNQGRVEIGKSYTGWASFVKQNEKRVKK